A DNA window from Bacteroides cellulosilyticus contains the following coding sequences:
- a CDS encoding glycoside hydrolase family 97 protein: MKHFLVIAALLICGAIKAEEKQITSPDGKILVTISDKNGQPSYSISYNGTPFIHSSPLGLVTNVGDFSRDMSLGQNVRSNKIDETYTLPNIKQSNVHYVATEAVYQFSQQDKVIFDVIFRVSDRDVAFRYKMYPQKKALSCVVKEEMTGFVLPEGSTTFLCPQSKPMGGFARTSPSYETPYKADDSMGKNGWGEGYTFPCLFRNGDKGWILISETGVDSKYCGSRLLGHENGLYTIGFPQEGEMNGNGTTAPGLALPGETPWRTITLGETLAPIVETTVSFDVVKPLYAASGKYEYGRGSWSWIIGMDGSTKYEEQLRYIDFSAAMGYQSVLVDALWDTQIGYDKIEQLAKYGAQKGVGLYLWYNSNGYWNDAPQSPRGIMDNVIARRKEMKWMQSIGIRGIKVDFFGGDKQVTMQLYEDILADANEYGLLVIFHGCTLPRGWERMYPNYASSEAVLASENLHFSQGSCDAEAFNACLHPFIRNTVGSMDFGGSALNKYYNSDNAPRGSRRMTSDVFALATAVLFQSPVQHFALAPNNLTDAPEWAIGFMKEVPTTWDEVRFIDGYPGKYVVMARRHGDKWYIAGVNAQKETVKLKIALPMFMPGNQVRVFSDNEELQGNVKQVKVNKKQELQLTMPCNGGILIVE, translated from the coding sequence ATGAAACACTTTTTAGTTATAGCAGCGTTATTAATTTGCGGTGCAATAAAAGCGGAAGAGAAACAAATTACAAGTCCCGATGGGAAAATATTGGTAACTATCTCCGATAAAAATGGGCAACCTTCATATAGCATCAGCTATAATGGTACTCCTTTCATTCATTCTTCTCCTTTGGGGCTTGTGACTAATGTCGGTGATTTTTCCCGGGATATGTCTTTGGGACAGAATGTCCGGTCGAACAAAATTGACGAGACCTATACATTGCCTAATATAAAGCAGAGCAATGTGCACTATGTGGCTACAGAAGCTGTATACCAGTTTAGCCAGCAAGATAAGGTTATTTTTGATGTTATATTTCGCGTAAGTGACCGGGATGTTGCTTTCAGATATAAAATGTATCCTCAGAAGAAGGCCTTGTCCTGCGTTGTGAAAGAGGAAATGACCGGTTTTGTGCTTCCTGAGGGGAGTACGACTTTCCTGTGTCCGCAGAGTAAACCTATGGGAGGATTTGCCCGCACTTCGCCCAGCTACGAAACTCCCTATAAAGCGGATGATTCCATGGGTAAAAATGGATGGGGTGAAGGATATACTTTCCCTTGCCTGTTCCGTAATGGTGACAAAGGATGGATACTTATTTCAGAAACGGGTGTGGATAGCAAATACTGTGGAAGCCGTTTGCTGGGACATGAAAATGGCCTGTATACAATCGGTTTTCCTCAAGAAGGTGAAATGAACGGAAACGGTACAACTGCACCCGGACTTGCATTGCCGGGAGAAACTCCCTGGCGGACGATAACTTTGGGCGAAACTTTAGCTCCGATTGTTGAAACAACGGTTTCTTTTGATGTTGTAAAGCCACTATATGCAGCGTCTGGCAAATATGAGTACGGCAGAGGTTCCTGGAGTTGGATTATCGGTATGGATGGAAGCACGAAGTATGAAGAGCAGTTGCGCTATATTGATTTCTCGGCGGCAATGGGTTATCAGTCTGTATTGGTAGATGCATTGTGGGATACGCAGATTGGATATGATAAGATTGAGCAGTTGGCTAAATATGGGGCGCAGAAAGGGGTAGGTCTCTATCTGTGGTATAACTCTAACGGATACTGGAATGATGCTCCACAATCACCCCGTGGCATTATGGACAATGTGATAGCCCGTCGTAAAGAAATGAAATGGATGCAAAGCATTGGAATACGTGGCATAAAGGTTGACTTCTTTGGTGGTGATAAGCAAGTTACCATGCAACTGTATGAAGATATTCTTGCTGATGCCAATGAATACGGGTTGCTGGTGATTTTCCACGGATGTACTTTGCCTCGCGGCTGGGAACGTATGTATCCTAACTATGCGTCGAGTGAAGCAGTATTGGCGAGTGAAAACCTGCATTTCTCTCAGGGAAGCTGTGACGCTGAGGCATTCAATGCCTGCCTGCATCCGTTTATCCGTAATACGGTGGGTAGCATGGACTTTGGGGGCAGTGCACTGAATAAATATTATAACTCAGATAATGCTCCGCGCGGAAGCCGGCGTATGACTTCTGACGTGTTTGCTTTGGCTACTGCAGTATTGTTTCAAAGTCCGGTGCAACATTTTGCCTTGGCTCCGAATAACCTGACGGATGCTCCGGAATGGGCGATAGGCTTCATGAAAGAAGTTCCTACCACATGGGATGAAGTACGCTTTATTGATGGCTATCCCGGAAAATACGTAGTTATGGCTCGCAGGCATGGAGATAAATGGTATATTGCAGGGGTTAATGCCCAGAAAGAAACTGTAAAACTGAAGATTGCCTTGCCGATGTTTATGCCTGGCAATCAGGTACGGGTATTCAGTGATAATGAAGAATTGCAAGGAAACGTAAAACAAGTAAAGGTAAATAAGAAACAGGAGTTACAATTGACAATGCCTTGCAATGGTGGAATATTAATTGTAGAATAA
- a CDS encoding glycoside hydrolase family 43 protein produces the protein MDKMKSLFFSSLLTVVATSGLAQNPIIQTNYTADPAPMVYNDKVYLYTTHDEDNSTWFTMNDWRLYTTSDMVNWTDHGAVLSYTDFSWAKGDAWAPQCIERGGKFYMYVPVISRINNRGAIGVAVADSPYGPFYDPLGKPLVQSEWGDIDPTVFIDDDGQAYMYWGNPNLYYVKLNEDMISYSGDIVRVPLTAESFGKREGDSQRATLYEEGPWLYKRDKKYYLFWPGGPLPEHIGYSTSDSPTGPWKYGGTVMAAGGGSFTIHPGVIDFRGKTYYFYHNGKLPGGGGFNRSACVEELKFNKDGSIPEVKMTEGITKGLVTLNPYVKNEAETIAFSEGFKSFKNNQVGVFVTAMKDGSYIRVRDVDFGTNGATKFTARLGTTHNDPVRLEVRLGGVDGELVGTIKVPRTGGSDRWDLRTIDISKVTGVHDLCFVVKGRPSTNLMYFDYWMFSK, from the coding sequence ATGGATAAAATGAAGTCTTTATTCTTCTCATCGCTATTGACGGTGGTGGCTACTTCGGGACTGGCACAGAACCCGATCATTCAGACAAATTATACGGCCGATCCGGCTCCGATGGTATATAACGATAAAGTATATCTTTATACTACCCATGATGAGGATAATTCCACCTGGTTTACGATGAACGACTGGCGATTGTATACCACGAGTGATATGGTGAACTGGACCGATCATGGGGCTGTTCTGTCATATACCGACTTCAGTTGGGCCAAAGGGGATGCCTGGGCTCCGCAATGTATCGAAAGAGGTGGAAAGTTCTATATGTATGTGCCTGTGATTTCGAGAATCAATAACAGAGGTGCTATTGGAGTGGCAGTGGCTGATAGTCCTTACGGCCCCTTCTATGATCCGCTTGGAAAGCCATTGGTTCAGAGTGAATGGGGAGATATTGACCCGACGGTTTTTATTGATGACGATGGACAAGCTTATATGTATTGGGGAAACCCGAATTTGTATTATGTGAAATTGAATGAAGATATGATTTCCTACAGCGGGGATATTGTACGTGTACCTTTAACTGCGGAATCGTTTGGAAAGCGTGAGGGTGACTCTCAGAGAGCTACTTTGTACGAGGAAGGTCCCTGGCTTTATAAACGGGATAAGAAATATTACCTATTCTGGCCGGGAGGTCCGCTACCCGAGCATATCGGATATTCTACCAGCGATAGCCCTACAGGACCGTGGAAATATGGCGGTACGGTAATGGCTGCCGGAGGCGGATCGTTTACAATCCATCCGGGAGTTATCGACTTCAGAGGCAAGACCTACTATTTTTATCATAACGGAAAGTTGCCCGGTGGTGGTGGTTTCAACCGTTCGGCATGTGTGGAAGAACTTAAATTCAACAAAGACGGCTCAATTCCTGAGGTGAAGATGACGGAAGGAATCACCAAGGGGCTTGTTACCTTGAATCCATATGTAAAGAATGAAGCGGAAACAATCGCTTTCTCCGAAGGTTTTAAATCTTTCAAGAACAATCAGGTGGGTGTCTTTGTAACAGCAATGAAGGATGGTAGTTATATCCGGGTTCGTGACGTGGACTTTGGAACAAACGGTGCAACGAAGTTCACTGCCAGACTCGGTACGACACACAATGACCCCGTGCGGCTTGAGGTGCGCCTGGGTGGTGTGGACGGAGAATTGGTGGGAACCATTAAAGTACCCCGGACAGGTGGCAGTGACCGTTGGGATTTGCGAACCATTGATATCTCGAAAGTGACCGGAGTACATGATCTATGTTTTGTGGTGAAGGGAAGACCGTCTACCAACCTTATGTATTTCGATTATTGGATGTTCTCTAAATAA
- a CDS encoding TIM-barrel domain-containing protein, whose translation MTLSLSIFLLNAACVSDEKKNVVLELEQGTLSLIPLNRNAVRVQFAQSGSVPMQELIYTENSPVPEYEVAEDDKSLTLSLEGISVEFDKGTEALTFKDANKRIILQEKVGGRFMAASSVQGEATFQVEQHFVSPKDEYIYGTGQFQDGYLNIRGLSRRLTQVNTQISIPFILSNKGYGLLWNNYGLTDFNPADESIELTPASASGEAVTVNTTGTSGNVRETRQTYSFTASLEVPHSGRYSLLLDVGQRMARKYYLAIDGDKVFDINNLWLPPTTSAIVELSAGKHAIEVQGERNDKPVLYWHPVSEETVFRSPVAQTLDYTVFAGNGDEVIASYRELTGPSPMMPLWSLGYIHCRERYNTQAELLENAREFRQRKLPIDMIVQDWQYWGKHGWNAMRFDEDRYPDPGKMLQELHDMDIRLMISVWSKIDTQSEIGKQATENGYYIPGSDWIDFFNADAAAFYWQNFRNGLLKYGIDAWWQDATEPENDDLQNRRINNGQTPGEVYRNVYPMYVSKTIYEGLRKDAPDRRAMIFTRSGFSGMQRYAAATWSGDVGHDWETLRRQIAGGLGQMATGLPWWTYDAGGFFRPGNQYTNTGYHEQFIRWLQAGTFFPLMRVHGYMSNTEPWRYGEKVERIVARYLDLRYRLLPYIYSQNAAISFKGSTLMRPLVMDFPEDSRALEQKHQFMFGPSVLVAPVVEGGINRMKVYLPECPAGWIDFWNGASYKGGQMVDVDVDLEKIPLFVKAGSILPLGPTKQSTSEDTEEPWEIRIYPGANGTYSVYEDEGNNYNYEKGQFCTFDLNWNDTDRTLTISDRKGKFTGMKKKITFNVIMVSSQSGTGVYQSTPDRTVTYSGKSMVVSL comes from the coding sequence ATGACTCTGTCTCTTTCCATATTTTTACTAAATGCAGCATGTGTTTCGGACGAAAAGAAAAATGTAGTTCTTGAACTGGAACAGGGTACACTTTCATTGATACCGCTAAATCGGAATGCTGTTCGGGTACAGTTCGCTCAATCAGGTTCAGTGCCTATGCAGGAACTTATCTATACGGAGAACTCTCCCGTTCCGGAGTATGAAGTTGCAGAAGATGATAAATCTCTGACTTTATCTCTGGAAGGGATTTCTGTGGAGTTTGATAAAGGCACGGAGGCGCTGACTTTTAAAGATGCGAATAAGCGTATCATTCTTCAGGAAAAAGTCGGAGGGCGCTTTATGGCAGCTTCTTCTGTTCAGGGAGAAGCTACATTCCAGGTGGAACAACACTTTGTATCTCCGAAAGATGAGTATATATACGGTACTGGTCAATTTCAGGATGGTTATCTCAATATCAGAGGCTTGTCGAGGAGGTTGACACAGGTCAATACACAGATTTCCATACCTTTTATTCTGTCAAACAAAGGTTATGGACTGTTGTGGAATAACTATGGATTGACGGATTTCAATCCGGCAGATGAATCTATTGAGTTGACTCCTGCGAGTGCAAGCGGTGAGGCCGTTACTGTCAATACTACAGGTACGAGCGGGAATGTAAGAGAAACCCGGCAGACATACTCGTTCACAGCCTCATTGGAAGTACCTCATTCCGGGCGTTATTCTTTGTTGTTGGATGTCGGACAACGGATGGCACGCAAGTACTATCTTGCTATCGATGGAGATAAGGTGTTTGATATCAATAATTTGTGGCTGCCTCCTACAACTTCTGCAATAGTGGAATTGAGTGCCGGAAAGCATGCCATAGAGGTGCAGGGTGAGCGTAATGATAAGCCTGTACTATATTGGCATCCTGTTTCCGAAGAAACCGTTTTTCGTTCACCGGTTGCCCAAACATTGGATTATACTGTTTTCGCCGGTAATGGAGATGAAGTTATTGCCAGTTACCGCGAGTTGACCGGACCTTCTCCCATGATGCCTTTATGGAGTTTGGGATATATACATTGCCGGGAACGGTACAATACTCAGGCGGAGTTATTGGAGAATGCCCGTGAGTTCAGGCAACGGAAGTTACCTATAGATATGATTGTTCAAGATTGGCAATATTGGGGAAAACATGGTTGGAATGCGATGCGGTTTGATGAAGACAGGTATCCTGATCCGGGGAAAATGCTTCAGGAGCTTCATGATATGGATATACGCCTGATGATTTCCGTCTGGTCTAAAATAGATACCCAGTCTGAAATAGGAAAGCAGGCAACAGAAAACGGATATTATATTCCGGGCAGTGACTGGATTGATTTCTTCAATGCTGATGCTGCGGCTTTTTACTGGCAGAACTTCCGTAACGGACTATTGAAATATGGCATCGATGCTTGGTGGCAGGATGCTACCGAGCCTGAAAATGACGACCTCCAGAACCGGCGTATAAATAACGGGCAGACACCGGGAGAGGTTTACCGGAATGTTTATCCGATGTATGTCAGTAAGACGATCTATGAAGGTTTGCGCAAAGATGCTCCTGACCGGAGGGCTATGATATTTACCCGTAGCGGCTTTTCCGGAATGCAGCGTTATGCGGCGGCCACATGGTCGGGAGACGTGGGACATGACTGGGAAACTCTGCGTCGGCAAATAGCCGGAGGGCTGGGGCAAATGGCAACAGGTCTGCCTTGGTGGACGTATGATGCCGGTGGTTTCTTCCGTCCGGGCAATCAATATACCAATACGGGGTATCATGAACAGTTTATCCGTTGGTTGCAGGCAGGAACATTTTTTCCATTAATGCGTGTACATGGTTACATGAGTAATACCGAACCATGGAGATATGGAGAGAAAGTTGAACGTATCGTTGCCCGTTATTTAGATTTGCGTTACAGACTTCTTCCCTATATTTATTCTCAAAATGCTGCGATTTCCTTTAAAGGTTCCACTTTAATGCGTCCGTTAGTAATGGATTTTCCGGAAGACTCCCGTGCATTGGAGCAAAAACATCAGTTTATGTTCGGACCTTCTGTTTTAGTCGCCCCGGTTGTGGAAGGTGGTATTAACCGGATGAAAGTGTATCTTCCTGAATGTCCGGCAGGTTGGATAGACTTCTGGAATGGTGCATCTTATAAAGGTGGACAAATGGTGGATGTGGATGTTGACCTTGAGAAAATACCTTTATTTGTGAAAGCCGGTTCTATATTACCACTGGGCCCTACGAAACAATCTACTTCTGAAGACACAGAAGAACCGTGGGAAATCCGTATTTATCCGGGTGCCAATGGCACTTATTCTGTTTATGAAGATGAAGGGAATAACTATAATTATGAAAAGGGCCAGTTCTGCACATTTGACTTAAATTGGAATGATACGGACAGAACTTTGACTATCAGTGACAGGAAGGGAAAATTCACTGGAATGAAAAAGAAAATAACCTTTAATGTCATAATGGTATCGTCACAATCCGGTACCGGAGTTTATCAGTCAACACCGGATAGAACTGTCACGTATTCAGGGAAATCTATGGTAGTTTCGTTATAA
- a CDS encoding NPCBM/NEW2 domain-containing protein, translating to MKKNKILIIASFVLAGIVTGCSQPQTVWLDDLDLTAMTQGHGVGMKNKSVDGKTLTIGGQTFERGVGTHSVSELAIQLDGKATSFTAQVGLDDEILERKPSAEFIVIGDGEQLWSSGVVKAGDAAKQCSVSLDGVKRLELIVADGGDGPYYDHADWADAKIISKGKKSFPTLKFIATEPYILTPPAPATPRINGASVFGVRPGSPFLFQVAATGDRPMAFAAAGLPAGLEINPETGLITGKLTEPGTFEVTLQVKNDKGMAEKKFRIECGDRIALTPPMGWNSWNCFGHEVSAEKVKQAARAMVESGLINYGWTYINIDDSWQHHRDPNDRTRSGKFRDARGNILTNAQFPDMKGLADYIHSLGMRVGIYSSPGPWTCGGCVGSYGYEKQDADMYAKWGIDYLKYDWCSYGGVLDRDLKKDPYSVSSLAFQGGGDSIAGRKPFKIMGDYLRQQPRDIVYNLCQYGMGDVWEWGDAVGSQCWRTTNDITDTWESVKSIALAQDKAAAWAKPGNWNDPDMLVVGIVGWGNPLQTKLKPDEQYLHFSLWSLFSAPLLIGCDLEKMDDFTFSLLTNNEVIAVNQDPLGKQATCVHAIGELRIYVKELEDGSKAVGFCNFDREKAELSFRDFDKLGITGKQTVRDLWRQKDIKTLDAGREALSLNVPAHGVLLYKFKPVQ from the coding sequence ATGAAGAAGAATAAGATTTTGATAATTGCAAGTTTTGTATTAGCAGGTATCGTTACTGGGTGTAGTCAGCCACAGACTGTGTGGCTTGATGATCTGGACCTGACAGCTATGACCCAGGGACATGGAGTTGGTATGAAAAACAAATCGGTTGACGGTAAAACCCTGACAATCGGAGGACAGACGTTTGAACGTGGAGTAGGTACCCACTCTGTCAGCGAACTGGCAATTCAATTGGATGGTAAAGCAACATCATTTACGGCTCAGGTGGGTCTGGATGATGAGATTCTGGAACGTAAGCCGTCGGCTGAATTTATTGTAATCGGAGACGGGGAACAGCTATGGTCCAGCGGAGTTGTGAAAGCAGGAGATGCGGCTAAGCAATGCTCTGTTTCACTTGATGGCGTGAAAAGGCTTGAACTGATTGTTGCTGATGGCGGTGATGGTCCTTATTATGACCATGCCGATTGGGCAGATGCAAAAATAATTTCGAAAGGTAAGAAAAGCTTTCCTACACTGAAGTTTATAGCTACTGAGCCTTATATACTGACTCCTCCTGCTCCTGCGACACCAAGAATTAATGGCGCTTCTGTATTTGGAGTACGTCCCGGTTCTCCCTTCCTGTTTCAGGTAGCGGCAACTGGTGATCGTCCGATGGCATTTGCTGCAGCAGGCCTACCGGCAGGGTTGGAGATTAATCCGGAAACGGGTTTGATTACGGGTAAATTGACCGAACCCGGAACGTTTGAGGTGACTCTGCAGGTTAAAAACGATAAAGGAATGGCGGAGAAGAAGTTCCGCATTGAATGTGGCGACAGAATAGCTCTTACCCCGCCGATGGGCTGGAACAGTTGGAACTGCTTCGGGCACGAAGTTTCGGCCGAGAAAGTGAAGCAGGCGGCAAGAGCCATGGTAGAAAGCGGTTTGATTAATTACGGCTGGACTTATATCAATATAGATGACTCGTGGCAACATCACCGGGACCCCAATGACCGGACCAGAAGCGGAAAGTTTCGCGATGCCCGTGGTAACATCCTGACCAATGCCCAATTCCCTGACATGAAGGGATTGGCTGACTATATCCATTCACTTGGAATGAGGGTGGGTATTTATTCTTCACCCGGCCCGTGGACTTGCGGAGGCTGTGTAGGTAGCTATGGCTACGAGAAACAGGATGCCGACATGTATGCCAAATGGGGAATTGATTATTTGAAATACGACTGGTGCAGTTATGGAGGAGTACTCGACCGTGATTTGAAGAAAGATCCCTATAGCGTATCTTCTTTAGCTTTTCAAGGAGGCGGAGATTCGATTGCCGGTAGGAAACCGTTTAAAATCATGGGCGACTATTTACGCCAACAACCCCGTGATATTGTGTATAACCTGTGCCAATATGGTATGGGAGACGTCTGGGAATGGGGAGATGCTGTCGGAAGTCAGTGCTGGCGTACAACTAATGACATCACTGATACCTGGGAAAGTGTAAAAAGTATCGCTCTTGCCCAAGACAAGGCGGCAGCTTGGGCAAAACCGGGTAACTGGAATGATCCGGATATGCTGGTGGTTGGTATTGTAGGTTGGGGAAATCCTCTCCAAACCAAGCTTAAACCCGATGAACAATATCTTCACTTTAGTCTTTGGAGCTTGTTTTCTGCCCCCCTCCTGATAGGTTGCGACTTGGAAAAGATGGATGACTTCACTTTCAGTTTGTTGACTAATAATGAGGTTATTGCTGTCAATCAGGATCCTTTGGGCAAACAAGCTACGTGTGTACATGCCATAGGAGAACTACGTATTTATGTGAAGGAGTTGGAAGACGGCAGTAAAGCGGTGGGATTCTGTAATTTTGATCGTGAAAAGGCGGAGCTCTCTTTCCGGGATTTTGATAAACTGGGCATTACAGGTAAGCAGACTGTCCGTGACCTTTGGAGGCAAAAAGACATAAAAACACTGGATGCCGGACGGGAAGCATTGTCCCTGAATGTTCCGGCTCATGGTGTGCTGCTTTATAAGTTTAAACCAGTTCAATGA
- a CDS encoding glycoside hydrolase family 43 protein: MKNGLLAFSLYLLLSGLGGKSNEVKFTPEGNPVVLNKFTADPAPMVHNGTLYLYVGHDEAEEGQDFNITEWLCYSTKDMKTWTDHGSVLKPTDFSWGVGEAWASQVVEKDGKFYYYTTVQAGSPYNSKVVGVAVSDSPTGPFVDPRGTPLVTDDMTPNGPRGWWNDIDPTVFIDDNGTPWMSWGNGTCFLVKLKPNMIELDGPIEILKMPKFVEGPWIHKHGNLYYLTYASMGKGRETISYATAPSMEGPWTYRGLLTGMAENSFTIHPGIIEFKGQSYLFYHNATLTLNGKSGATGRRSVCVDYLYYLPDGRMAYVEQTKEGVTVKPKTTAEVAGMVNPSADEKEVIVEKEIIKN; this comes from the coding sequence ATGAAAAATGGTCTTTTGGCTTTTAGCTTATATCTGCTCTTGTCCGGTTTGGGCGGGAAAAGTAATGAAGTGAAATTTACTCCGGAAGGGAATCCGGTCGTTTTAAATAAGTTTACGGCTGATCCGGCACCGATGGTGCACAATGGCACGCTTTACCTCTATGTGGGCCATGATGAAGCGGAAGAAGGGCAGGACTTTAACATAACGGAGTGGTTATGCTATTCCACCAAAGATATGAAGACGTGGACAGATCATGGAAGTGTGCTTAAACCTACGGATTTCTCATGGGGTGTAGGCGAGGCATGGGCATCTCAAGTTGTGGAAAAAGACGGGAAATTCTATTATTATACAACAGTACAAGCGGGATCGCCGTACAATAGTAAAGTAGTGGGTGTTGCCGTTTCGGATAGCCCGACAGGACCTTTTGTCGACCCGCGGGGTACTCCGCTTGTGACGGATGATATGACTCCTAATGGACCGCGCGGATGGTGGAATGATATAGACCCGACGGTTTTTATAGATGATAACGGCACTCCCTGGATGAGTTGGGGTAACGGAACTTGTTTCTTGGTGAAACTTAAACCTAATATGATAGAACTGGATGGACCTATTGAAATACTTAAAATGCCGAAGTTTGTAGAGGGACCATGGATTCATAAACATGGGAATCTTTACTACCTGACATACGCTTCAATGGGTAAAGGGCGTGAGACGATAAGCTATGCGACGGCACCAAGTATGGAGGGACCGTGGACATATCGTGGACTTCTGACGGGAATGGCAGAGAACAGCTTTACCATACATCCGGGAATCATTGAATTCAAAGGTCAGAGTTATCTGTTCTATCATAATGCAACGCTTACCCTGAACGGAAAATCAGGAGCCACAGGCCGTAGAAGTGTTTGTGTCGATTATCTGTATTACTTGCCGGATGGGCGTATGGCGTATGTGGAACAAACCAAAGAAGGGGTTACTGTGAAACCGAAGACGACAGCGGAAGTAGCCGGAATGGTGAATCCATCTGCTGATGAGAAAGAAGTAATTGTAGAGAAAGAGATTATTAAGAACTGA
- a CDS encoding DUF4884 domain-containing protein, with protein MKTIAKLFIFSFIVMGITSCYTAIPLKEGKSENNTTYKVSYLFEHDGCRVYRFYDRGNYVYFTTRGDVTAIKNDSTAHRTVTIYKDTIYSGNDEVYP; from the coding sequence ATGAAGACAATAGCTAAATTATTTATCTTCTCATTCATAGTAATGGGAATCACCTCTTGCTACACCGCAATTCCGCTAAAAGAAGGGAAATCTGAAAATAACACGACATATAAGGTCAGCTATCTTTTCGAACATGACGGATGCAGGGTTTATCGCTTTTATGATAGGGGAAACTATGTCTATTTCACTACCCGGGGAGATGTCACTGCCATCAAGAATGATTCAACTGCACATCGGACGGTCACTATCTATAAAGATACTATTTATTCCGGCAACGACGAAGTATATCCTTAA
- the rbr gene encoding rubrerythrin: MAKSVKGTQTEKNLLTSFAGESQARMRYTYFASVAKKEGYEQIAAIFTETADQEKEHAKRMFKYLEGGMVEITASYPAGVISTTLDNLKEAAAGEHEEWSLDYPHFADVAEKEGFYEIAAMYRNISIAEKGHEERYLAFVNNIENATVFAKEGEVVWQCRNCGFIFTGKEAPEVCPACLHPQAYFEVKKENY, translated from the coding sequence ATGGCTAAAAGTGTTAAGGGAACTCAGACAGAAAAGAATCTGTTGACCTCATTTGCAGGAGAATCACAAGCAAGAATGCGTTACACTTACTTTGCAAGTGTGGCTAAGAAAGAAGGTTACGAACAAATCGCTGCTATCTTCACTGAAACGGCTGACCAGGAAAAAGAACACGCTAAACGTATGTTCAAGTATCTGGAAGGCGGTATGGTGGAAATCACTGCAAGCTATCCTGCCGGTGTCATCAGCACTACATTGGACAACCTGAAAGAAGCTGCTGCCGGTGAACACGAAGAATGGTCATTGGATTATCCTCACTTTGCTGATGTGGCAGAAAAAGAAGGTTTCTATGAAATCGCTGCTATGTACCGCAACATCTCAATTGCCGAAAAAGGTCATGAAGAAAGATACCTGGCTTTCGTAAACAATATCGAGAATGCTACAGTATTCGCTAAAGAAGGTGAAGTAGTATGGCAATGCCGTAATTGCGGTTTCATCTTCACAGGTAAAGAAGCTCCTGAAGTTTGCCCGGCATGTTTGCATCCGCAGGCTTACTTCGAAGTGAAGAAAGAAAACTATTAA